One part of the Dyadobacter sp. CECT 9275 genome encodes these proteins:
- a CDS encoding SIR2 family protein, which yields MEEHDFEKIKEEIKKQLDSSRQNWLFGAGISYNSNIPLMYPLTERVKNIILEDLTNPSHKKNNEIYELLTNELIANSHIEHYLSHIGDLIALAERSKAQTANINKFSFTNEELINLHKSIISAIGDTVRYGYFKNKDEEQIGNSNNPIVEIEHHLKFVQALYSNRSNLMSRSKLTFFTTNYDTLLEDALALEKFTVVDGFSGGSVGYWNPQFEFQDLNSLPNKCLLYKLHGSIDWQRDKNKGLMRTRYGTKYLSNTSDIMIYPQATKYVETQKDPFSYLFHGFRNSLNSKEDNILITCGYSFGDDHINAEIEAALFSKDNRTTIIAFAQENSNGDIVINKTLDAWIKNPEFGERIYVAGQKGIYYNSTNPIKPDDSKDLFWWTFTGLTNFIITGEHE from the coding sequence ATGGAAGAACATGACTTTGAGAAAATAAAAGAAGAAATAAAGAAACAACTTGATTCTAGTAGACAAAATTGGTTATTTGGTGCAGGTATAAGTTATAATTCAAATATTCCATTAATGTATCCTTTGACCGAAAGAGTTAAAAACATTATACTTGAAGATTTAACAAATCCTTCTCACAAGAAGAATAATGAAATTTATGAATTATTAACAAATGAATTAATAGCAAATTCTCATATTGAGCACTATTTAAGTCATATTGGTGATTTAATTGCTTTAGCTGAGAGGTCTAAAGCGCAAACAGCAAATATTAATAAATTCTCATTTACAAATGAAGAATTGATAAATCTTCATAAATCAATTATTTCAGCTATTGGTGATACAGTTAGGTACGGTTATTTTAAAAATAAAGATGAAGAACAAATTGGAAATTCAAATAATCCAATAGTTGAAATAGAGCATCATTTGAAGTTTGTACAAGCATTATATTCAAATAGATCAAATTTGATGTCACGTTCAAAATTAACTTTTTTCACAACAAATTATGATACTTTATTAGAAGATGCTTTGGCACTTGAAAAATTTACAGTTGTTGATGGTTTTTCTGGTGGTTCAGTTGGATACTGGAACCCACAATTTGAATTCCAAGATTTAAATAGTTTACCAAATAAATGTTTATTGTATAAGTTGCATGGTTCAATTGATTGGCAAAGAGATAAAAATAAAGGCTTAATGCGAACACGCTACGGTACTAAATATTTATCTAATACTTCGGATATAATGATTTATCCACAAGCTACTAAATATGTAGAGACACAAAAGGATCCATTTTCTTATTTATTTCATGGTTTTAGAAATAGTTTAAATTCAAAAGAAGATAATATATTAATTACGTGTGGGTATAGTTTTGGTGATGACCATATTAATGCTGAAATAGAAGCGGCACTTTTCTCAAAAGATAATAGGACGACTATTATTGCATTTGCACAAGAAAATTCAAATGGCGATATAGTTATAAATAAAACATTAGATGCTTGGATTAAAAATCCTGAATTTGGTGAAAGAATATATGTAGCAGGTCAAAAAGGTATTTATTATAATTCAACAAATCCAATTAAACCAGATGACTCTAAAGATTTATTCTGGTGGACATTTACAGGTTTAACAAATTTCATTATTACTGGAGAACATGAATAA